Below is a window of Synechococcus sp. RSCCF101 DNA.
TCACCCTCGGACTCCTGGCAGCCACGGCGACCCTCTTCGCTGCCGTGGCCAATCCTGTGGTGGGCGCCATCAGTGATCAGATCGGTCGCCGCCCCACGGTGATCCTCTGTGTGCTGATCAACACTGCCGGTCTGGCACTCTTCGGCTTCGCGGGCTCCCTCGGACTGATTTTCGTGGCCCGGGCCATCGGGGGCATCGGCAGCGGCACCCAGAGCACAGCGCAGGCCTACATCGTGGACATCTCCACGCCAGCCACTCGGGCGCGCAATTTCGGCATCAGTGGAGCCGCCTTCGGCCTGGGGGCCATCATCGGGCCCGCCCTCGGCGGGCTTTTCGCAGGCTGGTCCCCTTCGTTTCCGGTCCGCCTGGCCGCGGCTCTCAGCCTGCTGAATCTGGTTCAGGCCATGGCGTTCCTGCCGGAATCGCTCCCCATGGATCAGAGACAGCCGCTCTCCTGGCAACGGCTGAATTCAGCCCATCAGGTGCTGCGCTTGTTCCGGCTGCCGGATGTGAATGTCGTCACAATCGCATTCGTTCTGTTCAACATGGCCTTCAGCGGCTTCACCAGCCTTCTGGTGCTGTTTCTGAAGCAGCGGCTGGGCTGGAGCGCTGCAGAAGCAGGAGGCATCTTTGTGGTGGTGGGCATCACAGTCACCGCTGTTCAGGTCGGTCTGATCGGTCCTTTGGTGAAACGTCACGGCGAAAAGAGGCTGAGCCGAAGTGGGCTCTTCTGGATGGCCGCCGGAATCCTTCTGGTCGGGTGCAGCGTGCTGCTGCCAGCACCGTTGGTGGCCTCCAGCGTGGTTCTGGCCTCGATCGCCCTGGCGATCGGGGCGGCTCTGGTGATCCCAAACACCCGGAGCCTGGTGGCAGGGCTTGTTCCCACCTCCGACCAGGGGGTGACCCTCGGCAGCCTGAGTTCCGTGACCGCCCTGGCCAGCAGCGCCGGTCCGATCCTTGCGGGGCTGATCTACGACAAAAGCAATCTGGGTTGTTTCGTTTCCCAGGCCGTCTTGTGCCTGGCCGCCGCCTGGGTGATCAGTGCCCTTCGCTGGCCTCGGCATCCAGTCGGCGAGCCAGAAGGCGCCGCAGCTCCGTGAGGATGCGGTCGGAACCCACCAGCATCTCTCCCGAGCCTCGCAGCGTTACATAACGAGGACGCTGGGTTTCGAGCACGGCCTGATCCTCTCTGGAAATGGTCTGACCCGTTCGGCTCGTGACACGATCGAACCAGCTGCTTAACAGAGGCGTGGAGAGAAGCATGTTTCGGGCATTCACCAGCCGCGAACGTGTTCTCAGTGGCCCCTCGGGAACAAAAGCCTGAAGGGCAGCCAGGGTCACACGACCGAAGGTCACTAGTGAAACCACCAGATTGGGATAGACGTACCAGTACTCCTTGTAGATGGTGTCCGGGCTGGCCTTGAGCACAAGCCTGGCCAGTCCGCTGATCTTCTGGAGCTTG
It encodes the following:
- a CDS encoding MFS transporter; the encoded protein is MVFSTLLLDKLGENIIFPLLPFILAAYSPDGLTLGLLAATATLFAAVANPVVGAISDQIGRRPTVILCVLINTAGLALFGFAGSLGLIFVARAIGGIGSGTQSTAQAYIVDISTPATRARNFGISGAAFGLGAIIGPALGGLFAGWSPSFPVRLAAALSLLNLVQAMAFLPESLPMDQRQPLSWQRLNSAHQVLRLFRLPDVNVVTIAFVLFNMAFSGFTSLLVLFLKQRLGWSAAEAGGIFVVVGITVTAVQVGLIGPLVKRHGEKRLSRSGLFWMAAGILLVGCSVLLPAPLVASSVVLASIALAIGAALVIPNTRSLVAGLVPTSDQGVTLGSLSSVTALASSAGPILAGLIYDKSNLGCFVSQAVLCLAAAWVISALRWPRHPVGEPEGAAAP